AGTCACATCTTCCAACTGGACGATGGTTCCAGACGGTAGACGTTAATGGGGCACCTCCTGCCCGACCGTTGTAGATGAGGTAGTCCGAGCCAGCTTCAACGGCGCTTCTTTGTCCACATCACTCGTTGTAATGGTGGCTATGACATCGGCGGCCATCGTTTCGAGCAATGCGACTTCATTGTCTTCCAGGGTGCGGGGTTTGGAGTCGAGAATGCACAGCGCTCCGATTATCAGACCGTCGGCTGCGCGTAGCGGCGAACCGGCGTAGAAGCGCATGTTCCATTGCTCGATCGTCTCGTTATCGGCAAAGCGCGGATCACGCTCGATATCCGAAACGACTAGCGTCTCGTCGTTGGCCACGACGTAGTTGCAGATCGCATGATCGCGGTCCATCGGCAGCAGCGTGCCTGCATTATCGGTGATGACGTCTGGCAATTTTCCACTCTGTCCGACGAAGTATTCGCGACCCTCATCGATAGCGGTGATCACGGCAACGCTGGCGTTGAATACGTCGGCGGCACGCTTGGCGAGTGCATCCAGAGCTTCGCGTTTATCACCCTTCAAGACCCCGGTCGCTTTTAGCAC
The Nitrobacter sp. NHB1 genome window above contains:
- a CDS encoding GAF domain-containing protein, which codes for WRLRRRWPNLRIVLALWNAPPELLTDESLSALKADTVVTSVEEAVRRIHRIIDPEEARAAQNATVPDNDAERVDVLKATGVLKGDKREALDALAKRAADVFNASVAVITAIDEGREYFVGQSGKLPDVITDNAGTLLPMDRDHAICNYVVANDETLVVSDIERDPRFADNETIEQWNMRFYAGSPLRAADGLIIGALCILDSKPRTLEDNEVALLETMAADVIATITTSDVDKEAPLKLARTTSSTTVGQEVPH